From a single Arachnia propionica genomic region:
- a CDS encoding WGR and DUF4132 domain-containing protein codes for MKRRLRLTEGGSDKFWYIDVAEDQVTVRYGRSGTAGTTRTKQYESADKALTEAKKQVAAKIKKGYTDDATASTEEPETTEATRPREKNETVAAERMVGEPAGAPLEVSDLHADDLGLVLTPFERAYDINAEVSIEVDDSPFDPEAELERAKRIVVFEPYSDGYARMQRVRFTEPPFNTMPSPERITWWVKYLKELQKIREEKYYANQKIHYRNSRETTLYWPTWLKVVLNTNWRAPLTTCAAELGKLVEGALILRPLLTMFSDADITAARAGLPSPLPAPFSARQYYSYAITDHSLFTAAGLDSLDQDEARSLLEAVPKNQLQHNDFRNFALAGVVLPTPTERVTFARRTGARVVEWSGVVPWLVATGAEGFGLLLSWIDQQAQETSQAMLNSAAETGHGPGMAGLFLDALKTKAADVATHWLRSHLPQVLAADLTRPQANALAPLLREIPTEQIRDVAKRTTGSTRAVIEEILAESTIPELPADTAWWTEASSSPKLPATQNLPFSTDGLPPILIDGQHRLGAGQVKELLRALSAAEQHPLTMAVHDRADRLSRDRFALALVHLWLAAGAPAKLSWLMTGAGWLGDSEFVNTLTPLIREWPGISQHQRAVKGLTALRNVASDEALQQISGIAAKVKFAGLKKRAGQAMDEIAAQRGFTRDELEDRVIPDGGLGERGTRIFDYGPRRFLAYVTPEGKLAARLLDAEGHPTGKVLSTLPAPNKSDNSEQAKAAKAEYNLVKKAVTTLAKVQLARFERAMIQDRRWAPEDHARFITPHPVLRRLLAGIIWGLHDTENTLKATARIDEDGRLVDPDDEPVDTDGCSIGIVHPLELDDTTKAAWGEVLADYELAQPFKQLDRPIFRLPEDQGNDTKLHDLPKGTFPAAKLIGAFTKYGWERGEALDAGSYCIHALTIPPANLTAVIRYTGMWMGPMTEQEDQEIEAAYVLKGCHDPKNLGWGDAMDTKGLERIPWNQVPPAIASEILATLETIRG; via the coding sequence ATGAAACGACGCCTGCGCCTGACAGAAGGTGGCTCTGACAAGTTCTGGTACATCGACGTAGCCGAGGACCAGGTGACGGTCCGCTACGGTCGCAGCGGAACCGCGGGCACGACGAGGACGAAGCAGTACGAATCCGCAGACAAAGCCCTCACTGAGGCCAAGAAGCAGGTGGCCGCGAAGATCAAGAAGGGCTACACCGACGACGCCACGGCCTCCACCGAGGAGCCGGAAACCACGGAGGCCACCCGGCCCAGGGAGAAGAATGAAACCGTAGCCGCGGAGCGGATGGTCGGCGAACCGGCCGGCGCTCCCCTCGAGGTCTCGGATCTGCACGCAGACGACCTGGGGCTGGTGCTCACTCCCTTCGAACGCGCCTACGACATCAACGCCGAGGTGAGCATCGAGGTCGACGATTCACCGTTCGATCCCGAGGCCGAGCTGGAACGGGCCAAACGCATCGTCGTGTTCGAACCCTACAGCGACGGCTACGCCCGGATGCAGCGAGTGCGGTTCACCGAACCCCCTTTCAACACAATGCCCAGCCCAGAACGGATCACGTGGTGGGTGAAGTATCTGAAAGAGCTCCAGAAAATCAGGGAAGAGAAATACTACGCGAATCAGAAGATTCACTACAGGAACAGTAGAGAAACCACGCTCTACTGGCCCACCTGGTTGAAGGTGGTTCTGAACACCAACTGGCGCGCTCCGCTCACCACATGCGCAGCCGAGCTCGGCAAACTCGTCGAGGGGGCCCTGATTCTTCGTCCTCTCCTGACCATGTTCTCCGATGCCGACATCACCGCAGCCCGAGCAGGGTTGCCGTCACCTCTACCCGCGCCGTTCAGCGCCCGGCAGTACTACAGCTACGCCATAACCGACCATTCGCTCTTCACAGCTGCCGGGTTGGACTCTCTCGATCAGGATGAGGCTCGAAGCCTACTGGAAGCCGTGCCGAAAAATCAGCTGCAACACAACGACTTCCGCAACTTCGCCCTGGCCGGGGTGGTGCTCCCCACGCCCACTGAGCGGGTCACTTTCGCCCGCCGCACGGGAGCACGAGTCGTCGAGTGGAGTGGCGTGGTGCCGTGGTTGGTGGCAACCGGGGCGGAAGGTTTTGGTCTGCTGCTGAGCTGGATTGATCAACAGGCCCAGGAAACCTCCCAAGCAATGCTGAATTCGGCTGCTGAAACGGGACACGGCCCGGGAATGGCCGGTTTGTTCTTGGACGCGCTGAAAACCAAGGCCGCCGATGTTGCGACGCATTGGCTGCGCTCTCACCTGCCCCAGGTCTTGGCCGCAGATCTCACTCGTCCCCAGGCCAATGCCTTGGCTCCCCTTCTGAGAGAGATCCCCACAGAACAGATCCGAGATGTTGCCAAGCGCACCACAGGCAGCACTCGAGCAGTCATCGAAGAGATCCTGGCCGAATCCACAATCCCGGAACTGCCCGCTGATACCGCCTGGTGGACGGAGGCCAGCAGCTCCCCGAAACTACCGGCGACGCAGAACCTTCCGTTCAGCACCGATGGTCTGCCACCAATCCTGATCGATGGCCAGCACCGGCTGGGTGCCGGACAGGTGAAGGAACTGTTGCGGGCGTTGAGCGCCGCTGAGCAGCATCCACTGACCATGGCGGTTCATGACCGAGCTGATCGTCTCAGCCGGGATCGCTTCGCCCTGGCACTTGTGCATCTCTGGTTGGCTGCTGGTGCTCCCGCGAAACTGTCGTGGTTGATGACCGGCGCAGGCTGGCTGGGAGACAGCGAATTCGTCAACACTCTCACCCCCTTGATCCGGGAATGGCCGGGAATCAGCCAGCACCAACGGGCCGTGAAGGGCCTCACCGCACTGCGCAACGTCGCATCGGACGAGGCGTTGCAGCAGATCTCCGGGATCGCTGCAAAGGTGAAATTCGCCGGCCTGAAGAAACGCGCCGGCCAGGCGATGGACGAGATCGCCGCCCAACGTGGCTTCACCCGCGACGAACTCGAAGACCGGGTGATCCCCGACGGAGGTCTCGGCGAACGCGGCACCCGCATCTTCGACTACGGACCCCGCCGATTCCTGGCCTATGTGACCCCGGAAGGCAAACTGGCCGCACGCCTCCTGGACGCCGAAGGCCACCCCACCGGCAAAGTACTCAGCACCCTCCCAGCACCCAACAAAAGCGATAATTCCGAGCAAGCAAAGGCGGCAAAAGCCGAATACAACCTCGTCAAGAAGGCGGTCACCACCCTGGCGAAAGTCCAACTGGCACGATTCGAACGCGCCATGATCCAGGACCGCCGCTGGGCCCCGGAAGACCACGCCCGCTTCATCACTCCCCACCCCGTCCTGAGAAGACTCCTGGCCGGAATCATCTGGGGCCTCCACGACACGGAAAACACCCTGAAAGCCACCGCCCGCATCGACGAAGACGGCCGCCTCGTCGACCCCGATGATGAACCCGTGGATACCGATGGCTGTTCCATCGGGATCGTTCATCCCCTGGAACTGGACGACACCACCAAGGCTGCCTGGGGCGAGGTGCTGGCGGATTACGAACTTGCCCAGCCGTTCAAACAACTCGACCGACCCATCTTCCGCCTCCCGGAAGACCAGGGCAACGACACGAAACTTCACGACCTACCCAAAGGCACATTCCCCGCCGCCAAACTCATCGGAGCCTTCACCAAGTACGGCTGGGAACGAGGCGAAGCCCTCGACGCAGGCAGCTACTGCATCCACGCCCTCACAATCCCACCAGCCAACCTCACAGCGGTGATCCGCTACACAGGCATGTGGATGGGGCCCATGACGGAGCAAGAAGACCAAGAAATCGAAGCAGCCTATGTCCTCAAAGGCTGCCACGACCCGAAAAACCTAGGCTGGGGAGACGCAATGGATACGAAAGGACTCGAACGTATCCCCTGGAACCAGGTCCCACCCGCAATCGCCTCCGAAATACTCGCGACCCTCGAGACGATAAGAGGCTGA
- a CDS encoding DUF4132 domain-containing protein: protein MATSSNPDPSDLGLRLTPFERCYNLDADAHIGLDSVPFDPVAEAERAERIAYQTPIQWYGRRFMWWRFREPLFTAIPGPERRAWWLDYFQSQRDPGAQGTDLGLPGWVSTVLATDWEGSLAQIATALGQRGVDGLLLRGVLHRYTDTEIAHVKAMMPGPISEPSVEAAHVKYEFTEGAFVSIALGLLPPDEVVDLMRTSRTREQVSLNHHRALLGLAMPDPQDRLLFVRTGFHAMDWRCLSPWVAGLESRGLDPLLNYIKHSGSEEAKALLSETGVLVHGPGAAPFFFAALDSPGVTAAAEWIRAHPSAIQKATLSPRDTRRAAIFLREQEAPRIPTDDVKGSSRKLPINLASLPPLKMAGNTLPLKEVAGLVEAMKKDEEPQLAAALKAHMTSEDLDEFALAILDGWLFSGSAAKFDWLMTGAAWLGGRGFAAEIKILITRWANVRHKVASRGVIALERVGTGDALFQLAVLAERSPAASLPRHAHNALLRIAQNRNLSRNDLEDQAYFDIDLDIRGEREFSYGTRRFRARLVPDGRLAIQVIHSDGKPARRTTWSPPPALAADPPSSVTATKAEFKQFRKQIRDIAALHRRRFELAMIMERRWNPDFFRQFIASQPMLRIILSGLVWGIYDGERLLTPVRLDEDGSFVDAGDHVVDAAGHQVGVAHRLDLDAETTATWAHVLSDYDLTPPFPQLDRPVKDPMELPNSPINTERLMKTLKKRGWELGMPREGEYHLHFWPILTYDMTVILQHSPISYIFPEQDVTLKKVVAVAGTLSYKDFLDDGNLPTHDLAPRHQISPRLLNEVLLTIDGWGMT, encoded by the coding sequence ATGGCCACTTCCTCGAATCCCGACCCGTCGGATCTCGGTCTCCGATTAACTCCCTTCGAAAGGTGCTACAACCTGGATGCGGACGCGCACATCGGTCTCGACAGCGTTCCTTTCGATCCCGTGGCCGAGGCGGAGCGGGCAGAACGGATCGCTTATCAGACCCCTATCCAGTGGTACGGCAGGCGTTTCATGTGGTGGCGATTCCGCGAGCCCTTGTTCACGGCCATCCCCGGACCGGAACGTCGGGCCTGGTGGCTGGATTATTTCCAGTCCCAGCGGGACCCTGGGGCTCAGGGCACCGATTTGGGTCTCCCGGGTTGGGTTTCAACGGTTCTGGCCACCGACTGGGAGGGGTCACTTGCTCAAATCGCCACTGCTCTCGGACAGCGCGGAGTGGACGGTTTGTTGCTACGAGGTGTACTCCATCGATACACGGACACCGAAATAGCCCACGTCAAGGCCATGATGCCCGGCCCCATCTCTGAGCCATCCGTTGAGGCAGCCCACGTGAAATACGAGTTCACGGAGGGCGCCTTCGTATCCATCGCTCTGGGGCTGCTCCCACCCGATGAAGTCGTCGACCTCATGAGGACTTCCCGCACCCGGGAACAAGTGTCCCTCAACCACCACAGAGCGCTGTTGGGCCTGGCGATGCCTGACCCCCAGGATCGCCTGCTATTCGTCCGCACCGGCTTCCACGCCATGGATTGGAGATGCCTCTCCCCCTGGGTGGCAGGACTGGAAAGCCGTGGTCTTGATCCTCTGCTGAACTACATCAAACATTCAGGATCCGAGGAGGCCAAGGCTCTGCTATCCGAGACCGGGGTCTTGGTGCACGGCCCCGGAGCCGCACCTTTCTTCTTCGCTGCCCTGGACAGCCCCGGTGTCACAGCGGCTGCCGAATGGATTCGCGCTCATCCTTCAGCAATCCAGAAGGCCACCCTCTCGCCCCGGGATACACGTCGAGCCGCCATCTTCCTCCGCGAACAGGAGGCTCCGCGAATCCCAACAGACGACGTGAAAGGTTCCTCGAGGAAACTGCCCATCAATCTCGCAAGCCTGCCGCCCCTGAAGATGGCTGGAAATACCTTGCCCCTCAAAGAAGTGGCAGGCCTGGTTGAAGCGATGAAGAAAGACGAAGAGCCTCAACTCGCGGCAGCCCTGAAGGCACACATGACGTCGGAAGATCTCGACGAGTTCGCCCTGGCAATCCTGGACGGCTGGTTGTTCTCTGGTTCGGCGGCTAAATTCGACTGGCTCATGACCGGAGCAGCCTGGTTGGGCGGCAGGGGATTTGCCGCCGAGATAAAAATTTTGATCACGCGATGGGCGAATGTGCGTCACAAGGTCGCCTCTCGTGGGGTAATCGCGCTGGAGCGGGTCGGCACCGGGGATGCCCTGTTTCAGCTCGCTGTCCTGGCCGAGAGATCGCCCGCAGCTTCTCTTCCACGGCATGCCCATAACGCATTGCTGAGAATTGCGCAGAACAGAAACTTGTCCCGCAATGATCTGGAAGATCAGGCATATTTCGACATCGACCTAGACATACGCGGGGAACGCGAATTCAGCTACGGCACCCGCAGGTTCCGGGCTCGGCTCGTACCGGACGGTCGTCTGGCGATCCAGGTAATACATAGTGACGGTAAACCAGCAAGACGAACCACGTGGAGCCCACCCCCCGCACTCGCAGCGGATCCCCCCAGCTCGGTCACCGCGACCAAAGCAGAATTCAAGCAGTTCAGGAAACAGATCCGCGACATAGCTGCATTGCATCGGCGTCGTTTTGAGCTGGCAATGATCATGGAACGCCGCTGGAACCCTGACTTCTTCCGGCAGTTCATTGCTTCCCAACCCATGCTGCGGATCATTTTGTCCGGGTTGGTATGGGGCATCTACGACGGCGAGCGTCTCCTCACTCCTGTCCGCCTCGACGAGGATGGTTCCTTCGTCGACGCCGGCGACCACGTCGTCGACGCGGCTGGCCACCAAGTCGGCGTCGCGCACCGGCTGGACCTCGACGCGGAGACCACAGCCACGTGGGCACACGTGCTGAGCGACTACGACCTCACCCCACCGTTCCCACAGCTCGACCGACCGGTCAAGGATCCAATGGAACTCCCGAACAGTCCCATCAATACAGAACGCCTGATGAAGACCCTGAAGAAACGAGGATGGGAATTGGGAATGCCACGTGAAGGAGAATATCATCTTCACTTCTGGCCCATTCTTACGTATGACATGACGGTGATACTCCAGCATTCACCGATTTCATACATTTTCCCAGAACAGGACGTTACCCTCAAAAAGGTGGTAGCTGTGGCGGGAACCCTGAGCTATAAGGATTTCCTTGACGATGGGAACCTACCCACGCACGACCTCGCTCCCCGGCACCAGATTTCACCCCGACTCCTCAACGAGGTATTGCTCACCATCGATGGTTGGGGGATGACATGA
- a CDS encoding AAA family ATPase, which yields MTEMQRPPAELRHADELKLLKQRDRKQKRPVAPGWQLSAQSVVEFVLGDGKEITGKYVGRRSLIERCVVSLATNRGLMLIGEPGTAKSLLSELLAAAISGDTTLTIQGSAATTEDAIKYSWNYAMLLAEGPTLNSLVPAPVHRGMSEGKVVRFEEITRCAPEVQDSMLSVLSDRTLSIPELDAAHRTLYAKQGFNVIGTANTRDRGVNEMSAALKRRFNFETIGPIENLEVEMALVERETDAMLRAAEIPARLGRDAAEVLVKVFRELRSGKASGQGVERLSSAMSTAEAVSTGMAAAVHAAWFGNDTPGGKELAEAITASALKDEPEDISKLRAYRERHVKKRSGIWQELYTHLP from the coding sequence ATGACCGAGATGCAACGCCCACCGGCCGAGCTTCGTCACGCTGACGAGCTGAAGCTCCTGAAACAGCGCGACAGGAAACAGAAACGCCCCGTCGCTCCCGGCTGGCAGCTCTCGGCGCAGTCGGTAGTGGAGTTCGTGCTGGGCGACGGGAAGGAGATCACGGGCAAATATGTGGGACGCCGTTCCCTGATCGAACGCTGCGTGGTGTCGCTGGCCACGAACCGGGGATTGATGCTGATCGGCGAACCCGGCACTGCTAAATCCCTGCTGAGCGAGCTCCTGGCAGCAGCGATCTCCGGGGACACCACCTTGACCATCCAGGGTTCGGCGGCCACCACCGAGGACGCCATCAAATATTCCTGGAACTACGCAATGTTGCTGGCCGAGGGACCAACCCTGAACTCCCTCGTGCCCGCCCCCGTTCACCGGGGCATGTCGGAAGGCAAGGTGGTGCGTTTCGAAGAGATCACCCGCTGCGCACCCGAGGTGCAGGATTCGATGCTGTCGGTGCTCTCGGACCGCACCTTGTCCATTCCCGAACTGGACGCGGCCCACCGGACCCTGTATGCGAAACAGGGATTCAACGTGATCGGCACCGCCAACACCCGTGACCGTGGGGTCAATGAGATGTCAGCCGCGTTGAAACGCCGGTTCAACTTCGAGACCATCGGCCCCATCGAGAATCTCGAGGTGGAGATGGCGCTGGTGGAACGCGAGACCGATGCGATGCTGCGGGCAGCCGAGATCCCGGCCCGTCTGGGGCGTGACGCCGCCGAGGTGCTGGTCAAGGTGTTCCGCGAGCTGCGTTCCGGAAAGGCGTCGGGGCAGGGTGTGGAACGTCTGAGCAGCGCCATGTCCACGGCGGAGGCGGTCTCCACCGGCATGGCAGCCGCCGTCCACGCGGCCTGGTTCGGCAATGACACCCCGGGCGGCAAAGAGCTGGCGGAAGCCATCACCGCCTCGGCTTTGAAAGACGAACCGGAAGACATCTCCAAGCTGCGTGCCTACCGCGAACGGCACGTCAAGAAACGCTCCGGCATCTGGCAGGAGCTGTACACACACCTGCCCTGA
- a CDS encoding thymidylate synthase, whose protein sequence is MEIYLDLLRHIMADGTDRGDRTGTGTRSVFGHQMRFDLTAGFPLLTTKRVHTRSVFGELLWFLRGDTNIAWLHENRITIWDEWADENGDLGPIYGYQWRSWPTPDGRHVDQLAGVIESLRSNPESRRHIVSAWNVADVDAMALPPCHALFQFYVADGRLSCQLYQRSADVFLGVPFNIASYALLTHLVAQVTGLEVGEFIHTLGDAHIYHNHFDQVAEQLTRQPRALPRLVLNPGVREIDRFELPDIAVEDYDPHPAIKAPIAV, encoded by the coding sequence ATGGAGATTTACCTGGATCTGCTGCGCCATATCATGGCCGACGGAACCGACCGCGGCGACCGCACCGGAACCGGCACTCGCAGCGTCTTCGGCCACCAGATGAGATTCGACCTGACCGCAGGATTTCCGCTGCTGACCACCAAAAGGGTGCACACCCGCTCCGTTTTTGGCGAGCTACTGTGGTTCCTGCGAGGCGACACCAACATCGCCTGGCTGCATGAGAACCGCATCACCATCTGGGATGAATGGGCCGACGAAAACGGCGACCTCGGGCCCATCTACGGCTACCAGTGGCGTTCCTGGCCCACCCCGGACGGACGGCACGTGGATCAGCTCGCCGGCGTGATCGAATCCCTGCGCAGCAACCCGGAGTCCAGGCGGCACATCGTCTCTGCCTGGAACGTCGCCGATGTGGATGCCATGGCCCTGCCGCCCTGCCATGCTTTGTTCCAGTTCTACGTGGCCGATGGCAGGTTGAGCTGCCAGCTCTACCAGCGCTCCGCGGATGTGTTCCTGGGGGTGCCGTTCAACATCGCCTCCTACGCGCTGCTAACCCACCTTGTTGCGCAGGTGACGGGGCTTGAAGTGGGGGAGTTCATTCACACCCTCGGGGACGCGCACATTTACCACAACCACTTCGATCAGGTGGCCGAGCAGCTGACCCGGCAACCGCGCGCTCTCCCGCGGCTCGTGCTGAATCCCGGGGTGCGGGAGATCGATCGGTTCGAGCTGCCCGACATCGCCGTCGAGGACTACGACCCCCACCCGGCGATCAAAGCACCCATAGCGGTGTAA
- the rdgB gene encoding RdgB/HAM1 family non-canonical purine NTP pyrophosphatase produces the protein MTGGVEKVVLATNNPKKLVELRRVIRDAGLAVEVLGLGDFDAYPEPAETERTFEGNAFIKAEAAARYTGLPALADDSGLEVDELNFMPGVRSARWAGPECNDAANNALLLAQLAGVPAERRGARFVCALALVLPGGGRQLWREEMPGRIAEEERGDGGFGYDPLFLPDGRACTSAELTAAQKDAISHRGKAVRAFVAWLKEQ, from the coding sequence GTGACAGGCGGCGTCGAGAAGGTGGTGCTGGCCACCAACAACCCCAAAAAACTGGTCGAGTTGCGTCGCGTCATCCGAGACGCGGGACTAGCAGTCGAGGTGTTGGGCCTAGGTGACTTTGACGCCTATCCTGAACCCGCTGAAACCGAGAGGACCTTCGAGGGAAACGCCTTCATCAAAGCCGAAGCTGCGGCCCGTTACACCGGCCTGCCCGCTCTGGCAGACGATTCAGGTCTCGAGGTGGATGAACTCAACTTCATGCCTGGGGTTCGTTCCGCCCGCTGGGCCGGTCCGGAATGCAATGACGCCGCCAACAATGCGCTGCTTTTGGCGCAACTGGCGGGAGTGCCTGCCGAGCGGCGCGGCGCACGGTTCGTATGTGCCCTGGCCCTGGTGCTGCCTGGCGGTGGCAGGCAACTCTGGCGCGAGGAAATGCCGGGACGGATCGCCGAGGAAGAACGCGGTGACGGCGGTTTCGGCTACGACCCGCTGTTCCTGCCGGACGGTCGGGCCTGCACATCCGCGGAGCTGACGGCCGCCCAGAAGGACGCCATCAGCCACCGTGGCAAGGCAGTACGTGCTTTCGTGGCCTGGTTGAAGGAGCAGTGA
- the rph gene encoding ribonuclease PH translates to MILRIDGRRADQLREVRITRGWLDHAEGSVLVEFGKTRVLVAASVTVGVPRWRRDTGLGWVTAEYSMLPRATHSRSDRESVRGRIGGRTHEISRLVGRSLRAVVDYSALGENTIVLDCDVLQADGGTRTAAITGAYVALADAVAHLRELDVLKGEPLKDSVAAVSVGFVEGVPLLDLAYEEDSQAGTDMNIVMTGSGDFIEVQGTAERTPFNRTDLNQLLDLGAAGCAELTRLQREALA, encoded by the coding sequence ATGATTCTGCGCATCGATGGCCGCCGAGCCGACCAACTCCGTGAAGTCCGCATCACCCGCGGGTGGCTCGACCATGCCGAGGGATCCGTGCTCGTGGAGTTCGGGAAGACCCGTGTGCTGGTTGCCGCATCCGTCACAGTGGGGGTTCCCCGCTGGCGACGGGATACCGGCCTCGGCTGGGTGACCGCCGAGTACTCGATGCTGCCCAGGGCCACTCATTCTCGCAGCGACCGCGAGTCGGTGCGGGGCCGGATCGGCGGTCGCACCCACGAGATCTCCCGCCTGGTCGGGCGTTCACTGCGGGCCGTCGTCGACTATTCGGCACTGGGGGAGAACACTATTGTCCTGGACTGCGACGTGCTGCAGGCTGACGGTGGCACCCGCACCGCGGCCATCACCGGCGCCTACGTTGCTCTTGCGGACGCCGTTGCCCACCTGCGGGAACTGGACGTGCTCAAGGGTGAACCGTTGAAGGATTCCGTTGCTGCGGTGTCCGTCGGATTCGTTGAGGGAGTGCCCCTACTCGACCTGGCCTACGAGGAGGATTCACAGGCTGGGACGGACATGAACATCGTCATGACCGGGTCGGGGGATTTCATCGAAGTGCAGGGAACAGCGGAGAGGACGCCCTTCAACCGCACCGACCTGAACCAGCTGCTCGACCTCGGTGCCGCCGGGTGCGCGGAACTGACCCGGCTGCAACGCGAGGCCTTGGCGTGA
- the murI gene encoding glutamate racemase yields MTGREAPIGVFDSGFGGLTVMRSLVDQLPNEDFVYLGDTARAPYGPRSIAQVREFALQGLDHLTERGVKALVIACNSASSAVLRDARERYDVPILEVILPAARRALVASNSGRVGVVCTEATAMSRSYDDAFAVAGDVQLTTQACPRFVEFVEAGITGGEELLGVAREYLAPLQVAGIDTLILGCTHYPLLTGVINYVLGDDVVLVSSSDACAQETYARLTRKGLLHDVPRRASRQFLTTGDADSFQGIGERLLGRFVHDVEQVELR; encoded by the coding sequence GTGACAGGACGTGAGGCCCCGATCGGGGTCTTCGATTCCGGTTTCGGAGGGCTCACCGTGATGCGCTCCCTCGTGGACCAGCTCCCCAACGAGGATTTCGTCTATCTCGGTGACACTGCCCGGGCCCCCTACGGCCCCCGGTCAATTGCGCAGGTCCGGGAGTTCGCCCTCCAGGGTCTCGACCACCTGACCGAGCGAGGGGTCAAGGCGCTGGTGATCGCTTGTAACTCCGCCAGTTCTGCGGTGTTGAGGGATGCTCGGGAGCGCTACGATGTGCCGATCCTCGAGGTGATCCTGCCCGCCGCCCGGCGCGCCTTGGTTGCGTCCAACAGCGGTCGGGTCGGGGTGGTGTGTACCGAGGCCACGGCCATGTCCCGTTCCTACGACGATGCATTCGCAGTGGCAGGGGATGTCCAACTCACCACCCAGGCCTGCCCACGGTTCGTGGAATTCGTGGAGGCCGGTATCACCGGGGGCGAGGAACTGCTCGGGGTAGCCCGCGAATACCTGGCTCCCCTCCAGGTCGCGGGAATTGACACTCTGATCCTCGGCTGTACCCACTATCCGCTGCTCACCGGTGTCATCAACTATGTGCTCGGCGACGATGTGGTGTTGGTTTCATCCTCGGACGCCTGTGCCCAGGAGACGTACGCACGACTCACCCGTAAAGGCCTGCTGCACGACGTCCCGCGGCGCGCCAGCCGCCAGTTCCTGACGACCGGTGACGCTGACTCCTTCCAGGGCATCGGAGAGAGACTGCTCGGGCGTTTCGTCCATGACGTCGAGCAGGTGGAGCTTCGCTGA
- a CDS encoding DUF2017 family protein: protein MNDITWVFHAGDGRGRVLRFLVERYTHALEPLLPRVESDDPLARLDAELGAETICVETIAETPGLERFFPAALHDVGEAEEFRRHAVAGQAQNRLEAARKVLAALEDDDRSRVVVPGRDIDSWVSVLAALRAQWHVELTGSAERLVEPTREDVENAPETAAILDWLALLIEDALHAKWRGEGR from the coding sequence GTGAACGACATCACGTGGGTTTTCCACGCAGGTGACGGGCGTGGTCGGGTGCTGCGCTTCCTGGTGGAGCGCTACACACACGCCTTGGAGCCGTTGCTTCCCCGGGTCGAGTCCGACGATCCCTTGGCGAGACTCGACGCGGAGCTCGGGGCCGAGACGATCTGTGTCGAAACCATCGCGGAGACACCGGGGCTGGAGCGGTTCTTCCCTGCTGCCCTTCACGATGTCGGCGAGGCAGAGGAGTTCCGGCGCCACGCTGTTGCGGGCCAGGCGCAGAACCGGTTGGAGGCCGCCCGGAAGGTGCTGGCAGCTCTGGAGGACGACGACCGGTCCCGGGTGGTGGTTCCTGGCCGGGACATCGACTCCTGGGTTTCGGTTCTGGCGGCGCTCAGGGCCCAGTGGCATGTGGAACTGACCGGTTCCGCGGAACGGTTGGTGGAGCCGACGAGGGAGGACGTGGAAAACGCCCCCGAAACCGCCGCGATTCTCGACTGGCTCGCGCTGTTGATCGAGGACGCGCTCCACGCCAAATGGCGGGGGGAAGGACGGTGA
- the clpS gene encoding ATP-dependent Clp protease adapter ClpS has product MCPRSVPPHPRAVEEQSDGQVAVLESPLETPAEVWVTIVWDDPVNLMDYVTHVFCEYFGYPKSKSEALMLKVHTEGRAVVSTGNREAMERDVLAMQNYTLWATMERQ; this is encoded by the coding sequence ATGTGTCCTCGATCTGTTCCACCGCATCCCCGTGCCGTCGAGGAGCAGAGCGACGGCCAGGTGGCGGTGCTGGAATCCCCGCTGGAAACCCCGGCGGAGGTGTGGGTGACCATCGTCTGGGATGATCCCGTGAACCTGATGGACTACGTCACCCACGTCTTCTGCGAGTACTTCGGGTATCCGAAATCGAAGTCGGAGGCGCTGATGCTGAAGGTTCATACAGAGGGCCGCGCGGTGGTGTCGACAGGCAATCGCGAAGCCATGGAACGCGACGTCCTGGCGATGCAGAACTACACCCTCTGGGCGACCATGGAGCGGCAGTGA